A single genomic interval of Candidatus Ancaeobacter aquaticus harbors:
- the dprA gene encoding DNA-processing protein DprA, whose amino-acid sequence MERSEALLVLNAIDGLGSLRIRKLIEEFETPERVLAQNKSSLMQVSGIGDVIAGSLIAWEKSFNLEKELDLISSGGVAIVSFYDESYPAHLKEIYDPPIVLYVKGQLDVSGRPMIGVVGSRWASVYGKDTAKKISADLSYRGFIVVSGLARGIDTNAHQGALNANGSTYAVLGNGLSTVYPRENKSLADKIICDGALISEFPMETIPDKKNFPRRNRIISGLSLGVVVVEAAKRSGALITARYALEHNRTVCAVPGRIDIRTSEGTNELIKDGAKVVTHVQDIVDEFEYILPDIRKVSQEVTTERAPSVNLTENEEQLFRHISEDEISIDTLIQKCGIGAGKVLGGLLSLELKNLIRQLPGKQFVRI is encoded by the coding sequence ATGGAAAGAAGTGAAGCCCTTTTAGTATTAAATGCTATTGATGGACTCGGTTCCCTGCGTATTAGGAAGCTTATTGAAGAGTTTGAAACACCAGAGCGTGTGTTGGCGCAAAACAAAAGTTCACTTATGCAGGTTAGTGGTATAGGAGATGTTATTGCCGGCTCTCTTATAGCATGGGAAAAATCATTTAATTTAGAAAAAGAACTGGATCTTATCTCGTCAGGTGGAGTTGCCATTGTTTCTTTTTATGATGAATCTTATCCTGCACATCTTAAAGAAATCTATGACCCACCGATTGTCTTATATGTTAAAGGGCAGTTAGATGTCTCCGGACGTCCGATGATAGGTGTTGTTGGGTCACGATGGGCATCAGTGTATGGAAAAGATACCGCAAAAAAGATATCTGCAGATTTATCTTATCGCGGTTTTATTGTTGTGAGTGGTCTTGCCCGTGGCATTGATACCAATGCTCATCAGGGGGCTCTTAACGCAAATGGTTCGACATATGCCGTTTTAGGGAACGGTTTGTCAACGGTGTATCCGCGGGAAAATAAGTCTTTGGCTGATAAAATAATTTGTGACGGAGCGCTCATATCTGAATTTCCCATGGAAACGATACCTGATAAGAAAAATTTTCCGAGGCGTAATCGTATCATTAGCGGGTTGTCTCTTGGTGTAGTTGTTGTTGAAGCGGCTAAGAGAAGCGGAGCACTTATTACTGCCCGATATGCATTAGAACATAATAGAACAGTATGTGCTGTTCCCGGGAGAATTGATATCAGGACATCAGAGGGAACAAACGAACTTATAAAAGATGGGGCCAAGGTTGTGACTCACGTACAGGATATTGTTGATGAATTTGAATATATTCTTCCTGACATTAGGAAAGTATCGCAAGAGGTAACAACAGAGAGAGCTCCGAGCGTGAATCTCACAGAAAATGAAGAACAATTATTCAGGCATATTTCAGAAGATGAAATTTCAATAGATACATTAATACAAAAATGTGGTATCGGAGCGGGTAAGGTCCTAGGAGGGCTGCTGTCATTAGAGCTTAAGAATCTTATACGTCAATTACCGGGAAAACAATTTGTGAGGATATAA
- a CDS encoding shikimate kinase encodes MSFDKNIILFGFMGSGKTAVGKAIAQTLGLELIEMDEIIVQHENKSINNIFKENGEPYFRQLERRIVKELAEKDGIVVSTGGGVILDEENLNDFRKKGILFSLMVSPEVVYERTKDEAHRPLLNVLEPMKKITELLEYREAFYKKADHIIDTDTKSVEDVAREVIELYKENQ; translated from the coding sequence ATGTCATTTGATAAGAATATTATATTGTTTGGTTTTATGGGTTCTGGGAAGACCGCTGTGGGTAAAGCGATCGCTCAGACCCTTGGGTTGGAACTGATTGAAATGGATGAAATTATTGTTCAGCACGAAAATAAATCCATTAATAATATCTTTAAAGAGAATGGTGAGCCATATTTTCGTCAGCTTGAGAGGCGTATCGTTAAGGAATTAGCCGAAAAAGATGGTATTGTTGTTTCTACAGGAGGCGGAGTAATATTAGACGAAGAGAACCTTAACGATTTCAGGAAAAAGGGTATTCTCTTTTCTCTGATGGTTTCCCCGGAAGTTGTCTATGAGCGAACAAAAGATGAGGCCCACCGGCCCTTATTAAATGTCCTGGAACCTATGAAGAAAATCACTGAACTATTGGAATACAGGGAAGCGTTTTATAAAAAGGCTGATCACATTATTGACACAGACACTAAAAGTGTTGAAGATGTTGCTCGTGAGGTAATAGAGCTCTATAAAGAGAATCAATAG
- the topA gene encoding type I DNA topoisomerase has protein sequence MGKSMVIVESPAKAKTINKYLGKDYIVRASMGHVRDLPKSKMGVDLENGFIPSYITLTPRKKMVTALKKELKDADNLYLAPDPDREGEAIAWHLAEALGFDKKKTFRVTFNEITSRAIKDAFIAPRKVDMDKVESQQARRILDRIVGYKISPLLWKKVGSGLSAGRVQSVAVRIICDREAEIEGFVAKEYWSIEVLLEKKDEKKEQFWAELKKIEGKKIDVDNEKHALDIQEAIMKEEFVVKDIRERQKRENASPPFITSQLQQAAVNKFGWSINNTMRIAQQLYEGLDIGPDGMTGLITYMRTDSYNISQQAKDEAKEYILKNHGDKYIPESEAKYKKKKGAQEAHECIRPSSVLLDPEKIKQYLSSEQYRLYKLIWQRFLASQMAPAVYLIMAVDIEAGKCLFHAGGSTVLFDGHTVVSKHDQKEAEEDAESAESKESSDKKNKYLPQLTVGELLSMIECKPGQHFTKPPPRYTEATLVRALEENGIGRPSTYAPTIQTIIKRSYVTKEKRSLFPTELGKSVTQLLVDHFPHIVEVDFTAEMETFLDNIEKGKMGWQRVLEDFYGPFAKTYDEAVEKMKDVKKVVIETDEVCGKCGKPMVIKLGRHGQFMACSGFPDCKHTRSIPTGVKCPQCDGNVVKRKSKRGSTFYGCDQYPNCKYVSKFLNPPKKDEDGNQEQKPQEEASNQEQKTREEEKKDD, from the coding sequence ATGGGAAAATCAATGGTAATAGTTGAGTCACCTGCAAAGGCAAAGACAATTAATAAATATCTCGGCAAAGACTATATTGTGAGAGCGTCAATGGGGCATGTACGTGATTTGCCTAAATCTAAGATGGGTGTTGATCTTGAAAACGGTTTTATCCCGAGCTATATTACGCTTACCCCGAGAAAAAAGATGGTTACCGCATTAAAAAAAGAATTAAAAGATGCTGATAATCTGTATCTTGCTCCTGACCCTGATAGAGAAGGGGAGGCTATTGCATGGCATCTTGCAGAAGCACTTGGTTTTGATAAGAAGAAAACGTTCCGGGTAACATTTAATGAGATTACTTCACGAGCGATCAAAGATGCTTTTATCGCTCCCCGTAAAGTTGATATGGATAAAGTTGAGTCACAGCAGGCGCGAAGGATTTTAGACAGGATTGTGGGGTATAAAATTAGTCCGCTTTTATGGAAAAAGGTTGGAAGCGGGTTAAGCGCTGGACGTGTGCAATCCGTTGCCGTGCGGATTATCTGTGACCGTGAAGCGGAGATAGAAGGATTTGTAGCGAAAGAGTATTGGTCAATTGAAGTTCTCTTAGAAAAGAAAGATGAGAAAAAAGAACAATTTTGGGCTGAATTAAAGAAAATTGAAGGTAAAAAAATTGATGTAGACAATGAAAAACATGCTCTTGATATACAAGAGGCAATTATGAAAGAAGAGTTTGTTGTAAAGGATATTAGGGAACGGCAAAAGAGAGAGAATGCATCTCCACCGTTTATTACCAGTCAGTTGCAACAGGCTGCAGTAAATAAATTCGGATGGTCTATTAATAATACAATGAGAATTGCTCAGCAGCTTTACGAAGGTCTTGATATTGGCCCGGATGGCATGACAGGTCTTATAACGTATATGAGAACTGACTCATATAACATATCGCAGCAGGCGAAAGATGAAGCAAAAGAATATATTTTAAAAAATCATGGCGATAAATATATACCGGAAAGCGAAGCTAAATATAAGAAAAAGAAGGGTGCTCAGGAAGCCCATGAATGTATTCGTCCCAGTTCAGTTTTACTGGATCCCGAGAAGATAAAACAGTATCTTTCATCTGAGCAATACAGACTATATAAACTTATATGGCAACGATTCTTAGCTAGTCAGATGGCTCCAGCGGTATATCTTATAATGGCTGTGGATATTGAGGCCGGAAAATGTCTTTTTCATGCGGGTGGTTCAACCGTGCTTTTTGATGGACATACTGTTGTTAGTAAGCATGATCAAAAGGAAGCTGAAGAAGACGCTGAATCAGCTGAATCAAAAGAGTCATCGGATAAAAAGAATAAATATTTGCCACAGCTTACCGTTGGTGAATTGCTCTCAATGATTGAGTGTAAACCTGGTCAGCATTTTACTAAGCCGCCACCACGGTATACTGAAGCGACACTTGTTCGAGCATTAGAAGAAAATGGGATCGGTCGACCAAGTACATATGCTCCTACTATTCAGACAATCATTAAACGTTCGTATGTAACAAAAGAAAAAAGATCTTTGTTTCCGACAGAACTTGGTAAATCTGTGACACAATTGCTCGTAGATCATTTTCCTCATATAGTCGAGGTTGATTTTACCGCCGAGATGGAAACATTTTTAGATAATATTGAAAAAGGAAAAATGGGCTGGCAGCGCGTTCTTGAAGATTTTTATGGTCCCTTTGCAAAAACATATGATGAAGCGGTAGAAAAAATGAAGGATGTTAAAAAAGTTGTCATTGAGACCGATGAAGTCTGTGGAAAATGCGGGAAGCCAATGGTTATTAAGTTGGGCCGTCATGGCCAGTTTATGGCCTGTAGCGGTTTCCCTGATTGTAAACATACGCGCTCTATACCCACGGGAGTTAAATGCCCTCAATGCGACGGGAACGTAGTGAAAAGAAAATCTAAAAGAGGGTCTACCTTTTACGGATGTGATCAGTATCCGAACTGTAAATATGTTTCAAAGTTTCTTAATCCACCCAAAAAAGATGAAGATGGAAATCAAGAGCAAAAACCGCAAGAAGAAGCTAGTAATCAAGAACAAAAAACACGAGAAGAAGAAAAAAAAGATGATTAG
- the aroC gene encoding chorismate synthase, translating into MLRFLTAGESHGECLSAILEGLPAGLKIDVKKINVDLARRQSGYGRGGRMAIEKDTVKIVSGLRKGVTIGSPIAILVKNKDFKINELPKVTHPRPGHADLVGALKYNRSDVRDILERASARETAARTGVGALCKQLLEEFKIILLSHVVEIGGVKASTHHLNYAKIEKAKAKSQLNCADPVIEKRIISSIERAKEEKNTLGGVFEVIIRNVPPGLGSYIQWNKRLGARLSYALMGIQAIKGVEIGLGFDCARKLGSDVHDEMFLSGKNLLNVKRKTNNAGGIEGGMSNGEDIVIRAAMKPIATVMEPLQSVDIKTKKKCCAATERSDICAVPAASVVGEAMCAFVIAEALLEKFGGDSMDEVSRNYKSYVGQVKKF; encoded by the coding sequence ATGTTACGTTTCTTGACTGCTGGTGAATCACATGGTGAATGCCTTAGCGCTATTCTTGAAGGTCTTCCTGCTGGATTAAAGATTGATGTAAAAAAAATAAATGTTGATCTTGCCAGACGCCAGTCAGGGTATGGACGTGGTGGAAGGATGGCAATCGAAAAAGACACGGTTAAGATAGTTTCTGGTCTCCGTAAGGGTGTTACTATTGGGTCTCCTATTGCGATACTTGTCAAAAATAAAGATTTTAAGATAAATGAGTTACCTAAAGTGACACATCCGCGTCCCGGTCATGCTGACCTTGTCGGTGCATTAAAATATAACAGAAGTGACGTAAGAGATATTTTGGAACGTGCAAGTGCACGCGAAACAGCTGCACGTACAGGTGTGGGTGCTCTATGTAAACAGCTTTTGGAAGAGTTTAAGATAATTCTTCTTAGCCATGTTGTTGAAATTGGTGGAGTGAAGGCGTCTACGCACCATTTAAACTATGCGAAAATTGAAAAGGCTAAAGCAAAATCTCAGCTCAATTGTGCTGATCCTGTTATAGAAAAAAGAATTATTTCATCGATCGAAAGAGCAAAAGAAGAAAAGAATACGCTTGGTGGTGTTTTTGAGGTAATAATCAGAAATGTTCCGCCAGGATTAGGCAGTTACATACAATGGAATAAAAGACTGGGTGCACGTTTGTCTTATGCTCTCATGGGTATACAGGCTATAAAGGGTGTTGAGATAGGGCTAGGATTTGATTGTGCACGCAAACTTGGATCTGACGTACATGATGAGATGTTTCTTTCCGGCAAAAACTTATTGAACGTTAAACGTAAAACAAATAATGCCGGTGGAATTGAAGGTGGAATGTCAAATGGCGAGGATATTGTTATTCGTGCTGCTATGAAACCTATTGCAACGGTTATGGAACCACTCCAATCTGTTGATATCAAAACAAAAAAGAAATGTTGTGCAGCTACTGAAAGATCTGATATTTGTGCTGTTCCCGCGGCAAGTGTTGTCGGTGAAGCTATGTGTGCATTTGTTATTGCTGAGGCACTTCTCGAAAAATTCGGTGGTGACAGTATGGATGAGGTCTCGAGAAACTATAAATCTTATGTAGGTCAAGTAAAGAAGTTCTAA
- the aroB gene encoding 3-dehydroquinate synthase: protein MKQIKVNLDKRSYKIIIEHGVLSRAGELVSKRVSSKRGVIITNNTVSKLYLEKLEKSFESEELDCEVIKIPDGEQYKTLKTCETIFDRMVDARIDRTGFVVALGGGVVGDIAGYVASTYMRGIEFVQIPTTLLAHVDSSVGGKVGVNLKKGKNLVGSFYQPTIVLIDPSVLETLPEREYAAGITEVIKYGIIWEKSFFSYLERNMDKLLSHDNTVLEKVIAVSCDIKAKVVEDDEREAGLRAILNYGHTVGHAIESATNYKKYLHGEAISIGMCAVCYMGIELGMIDKEVCERIEKLLVRAGLPVKADGPKASSVIKRLLLDKKVRQGKVRFVLPHEIGRVIICESIPHEIVKRSVEKVL from the coding sequence ATGAAACAGATTAAAGTGAATCTTGATAAAAGATCGTATAAGATAATAATTGAACATGGGGTGTTGTCACGTGCTGGAGAATTGGTGTCAAAACGTGTTTCTTCTAAACGCGGTGTTATTATTACCAATAATACAGTGAGCAAGCTCTATCTTGAGAAGCTTGAAAAATCTTTTGAATCTGAAGAACTTGATTGTGAAGTGATAAAAATACCTGATGGTGAACAGTATAAGACTTTAAAAACGTGTGAAACAATTTTTGATAGAATGGTAGATGCTCGTATTGATCGAACAGGTTTTGTTGTTGCTTTGGGCGGTGGCGTTGTCGGTGATATAGCAGGTTATGTTGCATCAACCTATATGCGCGGTATTGAATTTGTTCAAATACCAACGACATTGCTTGCCCATGTTGACAGCAGTGTTGGGGGAAAAGTAGGGGTTAATCTCAAAAAAGGAAAGAATCTTGTTGGTTCATTCTACCAGCCAACGATAGTACTCATTGATCCCTCAGTATTGGAAACATTACCTGAAAGAGAATATGCTGCCGGTATCACTGAAGTAATTAAATACGGCATTATTTGGGAAAAGAGTTTTTTCTCTTATCTTGAGAGAAATATGGACAAGCTCTTAAGTCATGATAATACTGTTTTAGAAAAAGTTATAGCGGTATCGTGTGATATTAAAGCAAAAGTCGTTGAAGATGATGAACGTGAAGCAGGCTTGCGTGCAATACTGAATTATGGTCATACGGTTGGTCATGCTATTGAGTCTGCCACAAATTATAAAAAGTATTTGCATGGTGAAGCAATAAGCATCGGGATGTGTGCTGTATGCTATATGGGTATAGAACTTGGCATGATCGATAAAGAAGTATGTGAGAGGATAGAGAAGCTGCTTGTACGTGCAGGGCTTCCTGTTAAAGCTGATGGGCCAAAGGCAAGTAGTGTTATAAAACGACTTCTTTTAGACAAAAAAGTTAGACAAGGTAAAGTACGATTTGTGTTGCCTCATGAAATCGGTAGAGTGATTATATGTGAAAGTATACCTCATGAGATCGTTAAACGCTCAGTTGAAAAGGTGCTATAA